One segment of Hippopotamus amphibius kiboko isolate mHipAmp2 chromosome 2, mHipAmp2.hap2, whole genome shotgun sequence DNA contains the following:
- the LOC130845274 gene encoding ferritin heavy chain-like, translated as MTTASPSQVRQNYHQDSEAAINRQINLELYAFYVYLSMSYYFDRDDVALKNFAKYFRHQSREEREHAEKLMKLRNQRGGRIFLQDIKKPDRDDWENGLNAMECALHLEKNVNQALLELHKLATDKNDPHLCDFIETHYLNEQVKSIKELGDHVTNLRKMGDPGSGMAEYLFDKHTLGSSDSES; from the coding sequence ATGACGACCGCGTCCCCCTCGCAGGTGCGCCAGAACTACCACCAGGACTCGGAGGCCGCCATCAACCGCCAGATCAACCTGGAGCTCTATGCCTTCTACGTCTACCTGTCCATGTCATACTATTTTGACCGCGATGATGTGGCTTTGAAGAACTTTGCCAAATACTTTCGTCACCAATCTCGTGAAGAAAGGGAACATGCTGAGAAACTGATGAAGCTGCGGAACCAGCGGGGTGGCCGAATCTTCCTTCAGGATATCAAGAAACCAGACCGTGACGACTGGGAGAATGGGCTGAACGCAATGGAATGTGCGCTacacttggaaaaaaatgtgaatcaggCACTACTGGAACTGCACAAACTGGCCACTGACAAAAATGACCCCCATTTGTGTGACTTCATCGAGACTCATTACCTGAATGAGCAGGTGAAATCCATCAAAGAATTGGGTGACCACGTAACCAACTTGCGCAAGATGGGGGACCCCGGATCTGGCATGGCAGAGTATCTCTTTGACAAGCACACCCTGGGAAGCAGTGATAGCGAGAGCTAA